A window of the Serratia sarumanii genome harbors these coding sequences:
- a CDS encoding diguanylate cyclase, producing the protein MEISAPNTFGTHKGVVLTHSLLVALATFLLALLSLSLSSEASHFTPLWFPTAAAIAVLYRHAPRHWGLPLLASGLGIVLASFLLFGVSATPVKLAAINLLEAAVCALLLRRMLDPYDPLNDLASWLRFVVCAVIFTPLFSALLAAGLVPAPGQPFWQPFGTWFISEAIGVLSLAPIGLSYNRRTLTALNPFPLLLTLMVTLAFSFVALTYLPFPFTFVILPLLWAAIALPRFGAFTVCFCTLLLITVMISLGLLHFQASGKHLGDLGLYLPMLLILIPAHAMAVVMHAFRVEKQHIVESESRFRSALEYSAIGMALVSPQGKWLQVNQALCALLGYTPEALHKLTFQEITHPDDLTADLSQLHDLLDGHISSYTMEKRYIRSDGQTVWALLAVSLVRDAEGLPLYFISQVEDISDLKRSQAENNRLVERITLANQVGGVGIWEWVMNQENFTWDQRMFELYDLNPDQTPTLALWRTLLVQEDRDRTDRELAALLADPKPFVMEYRIVTRQGSVRHIRGQGNVILDDQGRPLRMIGTNIDMTELKSLAEALHEEKERLHITLDAIGEGVISTDSHLRITFMNPVAEQMCGWPLDLAIGMPVAGVVRLTNGKDGPEIENLTQYPRQWPADYALVLHSRDGRYFDVQQSVSPLKTLDGETMGAVMVLQDVTASRELMKKLSYSASHDALTGLPNRASFEKQLKAAIVAGGEPSPPHSLVFLDLDRFKAVNDTAGHAAGDALLRDIAQLMRHQLRNSDCLARLGGDEFGLILFDCRPEQAKSLMQQVVNQISQHPFYWEGKIYRVGASAGITRIGGDAKSSELLAQADIACYTAKHHGRGQVYLYEARQKQLLERQHELLSLQEVQTIVSEGQLRLLTRAVAPPATPLSAAFHQVKLQVMAPDDRPLPHEAFIAAAQLYGLMPDIDRWTVAQLLVRCADDIKRKGLSLALPLATDSLLNTDFQRELTERVRASSLPPQALLFSVDEAVVLEHAAQCRACLRELQQLGCRLIVNGFGHNINAFDELGDQKIDIIRVDERFITNVHCNQMDELMVSMLNGAAHRIKAQTLAGPAHQPVTLQALRDIGVDLADGDQVALEQPLAVLLSDGYFGIR; encoded by the coding sequence ATGGAGATCAGCGCGCCGAACACGTTCGGCACCCACAAAGGCGTCGTGCTGACGCATTCCCTGTTAGTGGCGCTGGCGACGTTTCTGCTCGCCTTGCTGAGCCTGTCGCTGTCCAGCGAAGCCAGCCACTTCACCCCGCTGTGGTTTCCGACCGCCGCCGCGATCGCGGTGCTGTACCGCCACGCCCCGCGCCACTGGGGCCTGCCGCTGTTGGCCAGCGGCCTCGGCATCGTGCTCGCCAGCTTCTTGCTGTTCGGCGTCAGCGCCACGCCCGTCAAGCTGGCCGCCATCAACCTGCTGGAAGCGGCGGTTTGCGCCCTGCTGTTGCGCCGCATGCTAGACCCGTACGATCCGTTGAACGATCTCGCCAGTTGGCTGCGTTTTGTGGTCTGCGCAGTGATTTTTACCCCGCTGTTCAGCGCGCTGCTGGCCGCCGGCCTGGTGCCCGCGCCAGGCCAGCCTTTTTGGCAGCCGTTCGGTACCTGGTTCATTTCCGAAGCGATAGGGGTGCTGTCGCTGGCGCCGATCGGCCTCTCTTATAACCGTCGCACCCTGACGGCGCTGAACCCGTTTCCATTATTGCTGACGCTGATGGTTACGCTGGCTTTCAGCTTTGTGGCGCTGACCTACCTGCCTTTTCCGTTCACGTTCGTGATTTTGCCGCTGCTGTGGGCAGCCATCGCACTGCCGCGTTTTGGGGCGTTCACCGTTTGCTTCTGCACCCTCTTGCTGATCACCGTGATGATTTCGCTGGGGTTGCTGCATTTCCAGGCTTCCGGCAAGCACCTTGGCGATCTCGGTCTGTACTTGCCGATGCTGCTGATTTTAATCCCGGCGCACGCGATGGCGGTGGTGATGCACGCCTTTCGGGTGGAAAAACAGCACATCGTCGAGAGCGAAAGCCGCTTTCGCAGCGCGCTGGAGTATTCCGCCATCGGCATGGCGCTGGTGTCGCCGCAGGGGAAATGGCTGCAGGTCAATCAGGCGCTGTGCGCGCTGCTCGGCTATACGCCTGAGGCGCTGCATAAGCTGACCTTTCAAGAAATTACGCATCCCGACGATCTCACCGCCGATCTCAGCCAGTTGCACGACCTGCTCGATGGCCATATCAGCAGCTACACCATGGAGAAACGCTACATCCGCAGCGACGGCCAGACCGTCTGGGCGCTGCTGGCGGTCTCGCTGGTGCGCGACGCCGAAGGCCTGCCGCTGTATTTCATCTCGCAGGTGGAGGACATCAGCGATTTGAAGCGCAGCCAGGCGGAAAACAACCGGCTGGTGGAGCGCATTACGCTGGCCAATCAGGTGGGCGGCGTCGGCATCTGGGAATGGGTGATGAACCAGGAAAACTTCACCTGGGATCAGCGCATGTTCGAACTCTACGATCTCAATCCCGACCAAACGCCGACGCTGGCGCTGTGGCGCACCCTGTTGGTGCAGGAAGATCGCGACCGCACCGATCGCGAGCTGGCCGCGCTGTTGGCCGACCCCAAGCCTTTCGTCATGGAATACCGCATCGTGACCCGCCAGGGCAGCGTGCGCCATATTCGCGGCCAGGGCAACGTGATCCTCGACGATCAGGGCCGGCCGCTGCGCATGATCGGCACCAATATCGACATGACCGAGCTCAAGAGCCTCGCCGAAGCGCTGCACGAGGAGAAAGAGCGTTTGCACATCACCCTCGACGCCATCGGCGAAGGGGTGATCTCCACCGACAGCCACCTGCGCATTACCTTTATGAATCCGGTGGCCGAGCAGATGTGCGGCTGGCCGCTCGATCTGGCGATCGGTATGCCCGTCGCCGGCGTGGTGCGCCTGACCAACGGCAAAGACGGCCCGGAAATCGAAAACCTCACGCAATATCCACGGCAGTGGCCGGCGGATTACGCATTGGTGCTGCACAGCCGCGACGGGCGCTATTTCGACGTGCAGCAGTCTGTCTCACCGCTAAAAACCCTCGACGGTGAAACCATGGGCGCGGTGATGGTGCTGCAGGATGTCACCGCCTCGCGCGAACTGATGAAAAAGCTCAGCTACAGCGCCTCGCACGACGCGCTGACCGGCCTGCCGAACCGCGCCAGCTTCGAGAAGCAGCTGAAAGCGGCAATCGTCGCCGGCGGGGAACCGTCGCCGCCGCATTCGCTGGTGTTCCTCGATCTGGATCGGTTCAAGGCGGTGAACGACACCGCCGGCCACGCGGCGGGCGATGCCTTGCTGCGGGACATCGCCCAGCTGATGCGGCACCAACTGCGCAACAGCGACTGCCTCGCCCGGCTGGGCGGCGACGAATTCGGCCTGATCCTGTTCGACTGCCGGCCGGAGCAGGCCAAATCGCTGATGCAACAGGTGGTCAACCAAATCAGCCAGCATCCGTTCTACTGGGAAGGGAAAATTTATCGCGTCGGCGCCAGCGCCGGCATCACGCGCATCGGCGGCGACGCCAAAAGCAGCGAGCTGCTGGCCCAGGCCGACATCGCCTGCTACACCGCCAAGCACCACGGGCGCGGCCAGGTATATCTGTATGAAGCACGGCAAAAACAGCTGCTGGAGCGGCAGCATGAATTGCTGAGCCTGCAGGAAGTGCAGACGATCGTCAGCGAGGGGCAGCTGCGGCTGCTGACCCGCGCGGTCGCACCGCCGGCGACGCCGCTGTCGGCCGCGTTCCACCAGGTGAAGCTGCAGGTGATGGCGCCGGACGATCGGCCGCTGCCGCACGAGGCATTCATCGCCGCCGCGCAGCTGTACGGCCTGATGCCGGACATCGACCGCTGGACGGTGGCGCAGCTGCTGGTACGCTGCGCCGACGACATCAAGCGCAAAGGGCTGTCGCTCGCGTTGCCGCTGGCCACCGACAGCCTGCTGAACACCGACTTCCAGCGCGAGCTGACGGAAAGGGTGCGCGCTTCCTCGCTGCCGCCGCAGGCACTGTTGTTCAGCGTCGATGAGGCCGTGGTGCTGGAACACGCCGCGCAGTGCCGGGCGTGTCTTCGCGAACTGCAGCAACTGGGCTGCCGGCTGATCGTCAATGGCTTCGGGCATAACATCAATGCCTTCGATGAGCTGGGCGATCAGAAAATCGACATCATTCGCGTCGATGAACGCTTTATCACCAACGTGCACTGCAACCAGATGGATGAACTGATGGTCTCGATGCTCAACGGCGCGGCGCATCGGATCAAAGCGCAGACGCTCGCCGGGCCGGCCCACCAGCCGGTGACGCTGCAGGCGCTGCGCGATATCGGCGTCGATCTGGCGGATGGCGATCAGGTCGCGCTGGAGCAGCCGCTGGCGGTGTTGCTCAGCGACGGCTACTTCGGCATTCGCTAA
- a CDS encoding DNA-binding protein, which yields MEKKWFSARELMGKAGLPSTPQGVNLMARREGWLSRRRSGVQGKALEYHIDSLPYGARSLSALRETDPPGYDVKRQDPIRVWIEYYYHLTPAEREKLLAFLMREGMSRLLQLIEPPR from the coding sequence ATGGAAAAGAAATGGTTTTCCGCCAGGGAACTGATGGGCAAGGCGGGGTTGCCTTCAACCCCGCAAGGGGTCAATTTGATGGCCCGGCGCGAAGGCTGGCTAAGCCGCCGCCGCAGCGGCGTGCAGGGCAAAGCGCTGGAATACCATATCGACAGTCTGCCGTACGGGGCGCGCAGCCTGTCGGCCTTGCGCGAGACAGACCCTCCGGGCTACGACGTCAAACGCCAGGATCCGATACGGGTCTGGATCGAGTATTACTATCACCTGACGCCGGCCGAGCGGGAAAAGCTGCTGGCGTTCCTGATGCGCGAGGGCATGAGCCGCCTGCTGCAGCTGATCGAGCCCCCCCGCTAG
- the alkA gene encoding DNA-3-methyladenine glycosylase 2 has protein sequence MQKKPNPSVAMNTQQQALYDALRARDRKFDGRFFVGVSSTGIYCRPVCSARTPKLENCTFYPSAAAAELAGFRPCLKCRPELAPGLALIDLGNRYAQVAVQLIEQGYLSEHSCEALAARLGISDRHLRRIFAEQFGASPIDYAQSHRLLQAKRLLADTDLPLSEVAFAAGFGSLRRFNELFKARYRLIPSALRSGGARGERAAASGLVFHLGYRPPYDWDRMLNFLQARAVQGVERVESRRYLRSIAVNQGGTEYCGWVSVQPEEARNRVRVEIAPALSLVTTEVLRRVRLLFDLDAAPDRINEALGSLAADAPGLRLPGCVNSFEQAARAVLGQLVSVKMAATFAGRMAERWGEPLAAPHEGITHVFPSAERVAQLQPEALRPLGVQLKRAAALIEIARALGEGRLQLDNVLDIDQGIRALTALPGIGSWTASYIAMRAWSWPDVFLAGDYLIKQRFPGMTPRQIERYAERWRPWRSYATLHLWHNDGWAPEGED, from the coding sequence ATGCAGAAAAAACCGAACCCGAGCGTTGCCATGAATACTCAACAGCAAGCGTTGTACGACGCGCTGCGCGCGCGTGACCGCAAATTCGACGGCCGCTTTTTCGTCGGCGTCTCTTCCACCGGCATCTATTGCCGCCCGGTGTGCAGCGCCCGCACGCCGAAGCTGGAAAACTGCACCTTCTATCCGAGCGCGGCGGCGGCCGAGCTGGCGGGCTTTCGCCCCTGCCTTAAATGCCGGCCAGAGCTGGCGCCCGGCCTGGCGCTGATCGATCTGGGCAACCGCTATGCGCAGGTGGCGGTGCAGCTCATCGAGCAAGGCTATCTGTCCGAACACAGCTGCGAAGCGCTGGCGGCGCGGCTCGGCATTTCCGATCGCCACCTGCGGCGCATCTTCGCCGAACAGTTTGGCGCTTCGCCGATCGATTACGCGCAGTCGCACCGGTTGCTGCAGGCCAAACGCCTGCTGGCGGACACCGATCTGCCGCTCAGCGAGGTGGCGTTCGCCGCCGGTTTCGGCAGCCTGCGGCGTTTCAACGAGCTGTTCAAGGCGCGCTATCGCCTGATCCCGTCTGCGCTGCGCAGCGGCGGTGCGCGCGGTGAGCGGGCCGCCGCCAGCGGGTTGGTGTTCCATCTGGGCTACCGGCCGCCCTATGACTGGGATCGCATGCTGAATTTCCTGCAGGCGCGCGCCGTGCAGGGCGTGGAGCGGGTCGAGAGCCGGCGCTATCTGCGTTCGATCGCCGTCAACCAGGGCGGCACGGAGTATTGCGGCTGGGTCAGCGTGCAGCCGGAGGAAGCGCGCAACCGGGTCAGGGTCGAGATCGCGCCGGCGCTCAGTTTGGTGACGACGGAGGTGCTGCGCCGCGTGCGCCTGCTGTTTGATCTGGACGCCGCGCCGGATCGCATCAATGAGGCGCTGGGCTCGCTGGCGGCCGATGCACCGGGGCTGCGCCTGCCGGGCTGCGTGAACAGCTTCGAGCAGGCGGCGCGGGCGGTGCTGGGGCAGTTGGTCAGCGTGAAAATGGCGGCGACCTTCGCCGGGCGGATGGCCGAACGCTGGGGAGAGCCGCTGGCGGCGCCGCACGAGGGCATCACCCATGTTTTCCCCAGCGCAGAACGGGTGGCGCAGCTGCAGCCCGAAGCACTGCGCCCGCTCGGGGTGCAGCTGAAGCGCGCGGCGGCGCTGATCGAGATCGCCCGCGCGCTGGGCGAAGGGCGGCTGCAGCTCGACAACGTGCTGGATATCGACCAGGGCATCAGGGCGCTGACCGCGCTGCCGGGCATCGGCAGCTGGACCGCCAGCTATATCGCGATGCGCGCCTGGTCTTGGCCGGACGTGTTTCTGGCCGGCGACTACCTGATCAAACAGCGTTTTCCCGGCATGACGCCGCGCCAGATCGAACGCTATGCCGAACGTTGGCGCCCGTGGCGCTCTTACGCCACGCTGCATCTGTGGCACAACGACGGCTGGGCGCCGGAAGGGGAGGATTGA
- the yegD gene encoding molecular chaperone, which produces MFIGFDYGTANCSVAVMRDHGPELLTLENNEPYLPSMLCAPTREAVSECLHRHWQVPTGSEENQQLLRRAISYNREEDIPVNGDSVLFGLQALAHYMEDPEEVYFVRSPKSFLGANGLKPQQIALFEDLVCAMMFHIKRQAENVLQTGIEQAVIGRPINFQGIGGEEANRQAQGILQRAAERAGFKAIEFQFEPVAAGLDFEATLSEEQTVLVVDIGGGTTDCSVLLMGPQWRDRADRQQSLLGHSGCRVGGNDLDIMLAFKQLMPLFGLGGETAKGIALPALPYWNAVATNDVPAQNDFYSAANGRVLRDLILDAAEPEKVKRLLKVYQQRLSYRLVRAAEESKIALSGQTAISAPLGFVQADLAESISQAQLADAISQPLMRIQEQVSAALASSQTAPQVIYLTGGSARSPLLRAALQQQLPGIPIVGGNDFGSVTAGLARWAQTLFR; this is translated from the coding sequence ATGTTTATTGGATTCGATTACGGGACAGCCAACTGTTCCGTCGCGGTGATGCGCGACCACGGCCCCGAGCTGCTGACGCTGGAAAACAACGAACCGTATCTGCCTTCGATGCTGTGCGCGCCGACCCGCGAAGCGGTGAGCGAATGCCTGCACCGCCATTGGCAGGTGCCGACCGGCAGCGAAGAAAACCAGCAGCTGCTGCGCCGCGCCATCAGTTACAACCGCGAAGAGGACATTCCGGTCAACGGCGACAGCGTATTGTTCGGCCTGCAGGCGCTGGCGCACTACATGGAAGATCCGGAAGAGGTGTACTTCGTGCGCTCGCCGAAATCCTTCCTCGGCGCCAACGGCCTGAAGCCGCAGCAGATCGCCCTGTTCGAAGACCTGGTGTGCGCCATGATGTTCCACATCAAACGCCAGGCGGAAAACGTGCTGCAGACCGGTATCGAGCAGGCGGTGATCGGCCGGCCGATCAACTTCCAGGGCATCGGCGGCGAAGAGGCCAACCGGCAGGCGCAGGGCATTTTGCAGCGCGCCGCCGAACGCGCCGGTTTCAAAGCCATTGAATTCCAGTTCGAGCCGGTGGCGGCGGGGCTGGACTTCGAGGCGACGCTGAGCGAAGAGCAAACCGTGCTGGTGGTGGACATCGGCGGCGGCACCACCGACTGCTCGGTGCTGCTGATGGGGCCGCAGTGGCGCGACCGCGCCGATCGCCAGCAAAGCCTGCTGGGGCACAGCGGCTGCCGGGTCGGCGGTAACGATCTGGACATCATGCTGGCCTTCAAACAGTTGATGCCGCTGTTCGGCCTGGGCGGCGAAACCGCGAAAGGCATCGCCCTGCCGGCGCTGCCTTACTGGAACGCGGTGGCGACCAACGACGTGCCGGCACAAAACGACTTCTACAGCGCCGCCAACGGCCGTGTGCTGCGCGATCTGATCCTCGACGCGGCGGAGCCGGAAAAGGTCAAACGCCTGCTGAAAGTGTACCAGCAGCGCCTGAGCTACCGACTGGTGCGCGCGGCCGAAGAGAGTAAGATAGCCCTGTCCGGCCAAACCGCCATCAGCGCGCCGCTTGGCTTCGTGCAGGCCGATCTGGCGGAGAGCATCAGCCAGGCTCAGCTCGCCGACGCCATCTCGCAGCCGTTGATGCGCATCCAGGAACAGGTCAGCGCCGCGCTGGCCAGCAGCCAGACCGCGCCGCAGGTGATCTACCTGACCGGCGGCAGCGCGCGCTCCCCCCTGCTGCGCGCCGCGCTGCAACAGCAGCTGCCTGGCATTCCGATCGTCGGCGGCAACGACTTCGGCTCGGTCACCGCCGGGCTGGCGCGCTGGGCGCAAACGCTGTTCCGTTGA
- a CDS encoding GNAT family N-acetyltransferase: MSTILTLDSARLRLRPWRDEDLPAFAALNADPQVMRYFPFPATMTAEESHAQAERIRAFMQQHGWGLWAVEVKDGAPFIGFVGLARPGDDLPCSPCVEIGWRLAAAHWGNGYAAEAARAALACAFDTLHLPEVVSFTAENNQPSRRVMARIGMQFDGETFLHPRLPAGHPLQKHVLYRLNRQTWRERRGD, translated from the coding sequence ATGTCAACCATCCTTACCCTCGACAGCGCCAGGCTGCGGCTGCGCCCCTGGCGCGACGAAGATCTGCCGGCCTTCGCTGCGCTTAACGCCGATCCGCAGGTGATGCGCTATTTCCCGTTCCCGGCGACGATGACGGCCGAGGAAAGCCACGCGCAGGCCGAACGCATCCGCGCCTTCATGCAACAACATGGCTGGGGGCTATGGGCGGTGGAAGTGAAAGACGGCGCGCCCTTTATCGGGTTTGTCGGGCTGGCGCGGCCGGGCGACGATCTGCCCTGTTCCCCCTGCGTGGAGATTGGCTGGCGGCTGGCGGCGGCCCACTGGGGCAACGGCTACGCCGCTGAAGCGGCACGCGCGGCGCTGGCGTGCGCCTTCGACACGCTTCACTTGCCGGAAGTGGTGTCCTTCACCGCCGAAAACAACCAACCGTCGCGCCGGGTGATGGCGCGCATCGGCATGCAATTTGACGGCGAAACCTTCCTGCACCCACGCCTGCCGGCGGGCCATCCGCTGCAAAAGCACGTCTTGTACCGGCTGAACCGGCAAACGTGGCGCGAACGCCGCGGCGATTAA
- a CDS encoding pyridoxamine 5'-phosphate oxidase family protein, with the protein MSGDTINDLATLEQLYGKPAAPSVFKEVSYIHPAYRPFIEAAPFAALSTVGPDGMDVSPRGDPAGFIQIEDEKTLLLPDRRGNNRIDSLRNILYDNRVALLLLIPGIGETLRINGRAEIVVAPAVLQRFAYRNQLPRSVLRIRVEAVFFQCSRAILRSGLWEEGNRLERSALPSPGHILAAVSQTRFDGEEYDQALPQRLKDTLY; encoded by the coding sequence ATGTCTGGCGATACCATCAACGACCTCGCGACGCTGGAACAGCTGTACGGCAAACCCGCCGCGCCCTCGGTGTTTAAAGAAGTCAGCTATATTCACCCGGCGTACCGCCCGTTTATCGAGGCGGCGCCGTTTGCCGCCCTCTCGACGGTCGGGCCGGACGGCATGGATGTCTCGCCGCGCGGCGATCCGGCCGGTTTTATCCAGATCGAAGACGAGAAAACCCTGCTGCTGCCGGATCGGCGCGGCAATAACCGCATCGACAGCCTGCGCAATATCCTGTACGACAACCGGGTGGCGCTGCTGCTGCTGATCCCCGGCATCGGCGAAACGCTGCGGATTAACGGGCGGGCGGAGATCGTGGTGGCGCCGGCGGTGCTGCAGCGCTTCGCCTACCGCAATCAGCTGCCGCGTTCGGTGCTGCGCATTAGGGTGGAGGCGGTGTTCTTCCAGTGCAGCCGGGCGATCTTGCGTTCGGGACTTTGGGAAGAGGGCAACCGCCTCGAACGTTCGGCGCTGCCCAGCCCCGGCCATATTTTGGCCGCGGTGAGCCAAACGCGCTTCGACGGTGAGGAGTACGACCAGGCGCTGCCGCAGCGGCTGAAGGATACGCTGTATTAA
- a CDS encoding aldo/keto reductase, which translates to MSKKQLGRSGIQVPALTFGGNVFGWTADQATSFSLLDALVDNQLNFIDTADVYSSWVPGNRGGESETVIGEWLKKSGKRDQVIIATKVGKPMGEGKQGLSPRYIQQAVEDSLRRLQTDYIDLYQSHDDDRDTPLEETLAAFDALIKAGKVRAIGASNYQADRLEEALRVSESNGLARYETLQPEYNLYAREGYEAELEGVAQRHGLGVINFFALASGFLTGKYRSKADEGKSQRGDRIVERYLNPRGFRILAELDQVAGKHGSSPAQVSLAWLIARPSITAPIVSATSLPQLDELVSATRLTLDADDIQTLNHASAE; encoded by the coding sequence ATGAGCAAGAAACAACTGGGCCGTTCGGGCATTCAGGTGCCGGCGTTGACCTTCGGCGGCAACGTGTTCGGCTGGACGGCGGATCAGGCGACCTCTTTCAGCCTGCTGGATGCGCTGGTGGACAATCAACTTAACTTTATCGATACCGCCGATGTCTATTCCAGCTGGGTGCCGGGCAATAGGGGCGGTGAATCGGAAACCGTTATCGGCGAATGGCTCAAGAAGAGCGGCAAGCGCGATCAGGTGATCATCGCCACCAAGGTGGGCAAACCGATGGGCGAAGGCAAACAGGGGCTGTCGCCGCGCTATATTCAGCAGGCGGTGGAGGACTCGCTGCGCCGCCTGCAAACCGATTATATCGATCTCTACCAGTCGCACGACGATGACCGCGATACGCCGTTGGAAGAGACGCTGGCGGCGTTCGATGCGCTGATCAAGGCCGGCAAGGTGCGGGCGATCGGCGCCTCCAACTATCAGGCGGATCGCCTGGAAGAAGCGCTGCGGGTGAGCGAAAGCAACGGGCTGGCGCGCTACGAAACCCTGCAGCCGGAATATAATCTTTATGCGCGCGAAGGCTATGAAGCTGAGCTGGAAGGCGTGGCGCAGCGCCACGGGCTCGGGGTGATCAACTTCTTCGCGCTGGCCAGCGGCTTCTTGACCGGCAAATACCGCAGCAAAGCGGACGAGGGCAAAAGCCAGCGCGGCGATCGCATCGTCGAACGCTACCTTAACCCGCGCGGTTTCCGCATTCTGGCGGAGCTGGATCAGGTGGCGGGCAAGCACGGCAGCTCCCCGGCGCAGGTCTCGCTGGCCTGGCTGATTGCGCGCCCGAGCATCACCGCGCCGATCGTCAGCGCCACCTCGTTGCCGCAGTTGGATGAGTTAGTCAGCGCCACCCGCCTGACGCTGGATGCGGACGACATTCAGACGCTGAACCACGCCAGCGCTGAGTAA